A genomic segment from Gilvibacter sp. SZ-19 encodes:
- a CDS encoding DUF4301 family protein, whose translation MKLTNTAKDGMDFNREDEQQIEQHGLSKAQVLGQLEMFKRGFPPTKINTPAVIGNGISNFNSEERKKYIQYFDKHKNSSDIVKFVPASGAATRMFQTLNTLLTHYDPDKEKLKDFIAHHRLTQLEEFLNSYSEFAFANSLRKAVRELYPDYKYKTKGQRALIVAEVLLSEKGLNFARLPKGLIPFHKYNKHFTTAFEEQLYEGCFYAANRDEVFVHFTFAPIHVEYFKEAFESIKSRVEKKTKKEVHVSYSFQKSSTDTIAVDINNEPIRDKEGKLVFRPAGHGALLENLNEINADVVFIKNIDNVIAEEYVEEISGYKKMLAGKLLWLQHKIHHYVKELRQEEIDPELVTEVKSFMWNELNIKDVSNSILHLLSLLNRPTRVCGMVKNTGSPGGGPFWVVDKDGVQSLQIVESAQIDLKDPSQRNIFHESTHFNPVDLVCGVRDYKGDKFDLSAFTDPNTGFITHKDKDGNIVKALELPGLWNGSMAHWNTIFVEVPLLTFNPVKTVNDLLQREHRPNM comes from the coding sequence TTGAAATTGACAAATACCGCGAAAGACGGCATGGATTTTAACCGAGAAGACGAACAACAAATTGAGCAACACGGCTTGTCAAAAGCACAAGTTTTAGGACAGCTCGAGATGTTTAAAAGAGGTTTCCCACCCACCAAGATCAATACCCCAGCAGTGATCGGCAACGGGATAAGCAATTTTAATTCTGAGGAGCGCAAGAAGTATATTCAATACTTTGACAAACACAAGAACAGTTCTGATATTGTTAAATTCGTGCCGGCATCTGGAGCTGCAACGCGCATGTTCCAGACCTTGAATACGCTGCTTACCCATTACGATCCTGACAAGGAAAAACTCAAAGACTTTATTGCGCATCACAGGTTGACTCAATTAGAGGAGTTTTTGAATTCGTATTCTGAGTTTGCTTTTGCTAATTCACTGCGCAAGGCGGTCCGCGAACTCTATCCGGATTACAAATACAAAACTAAAGGGCAGCGTGCACTTATTGTGGCAGAGGTTCTCTTGTCAGAAAAGGGCCTGAACTTTGCTCGTTTACCTAAAGGGCTAATCCCATTCCACAAATACAACAAGCACTTCACAACCGCTTTTGAAGAGCAACTTTATGAAGGTTGCTTCTATGCAGCTAATCGCGATGAGGTCTTTGTTCATTTCACCTTTGCTCCGATACATGTGGAGTATTTCAAAGAGGCGTTTGAGAGTATAAAGAGTCGCGTTGAAAAAAAGACCAAGAAGGAGGTGCATGTTTCGTATTCCTTTCAAAAGAGCTCTACAGATACCATAGCGGTAGATATCAACAATGAGCCCATTCGCGATAAGGAGGGGAAACTAGTATTTCGTCCTGCGGGTCACGGAGCGCTATTAGAAAACTTAAACGAGATCAATGCCGATGTTGTTTTCATTAAGAATATAGACAATGTCATTGCAGAAGAATACGTAGAAGAGATCTCTGGCTACAAGAAAATGTTAGCCGGAAAGCTGTTGTGGTTGCAACATAAGATCCATCATTATGTGAAAGAGTTGCGGCAAGAGGAGATAGACCCGGAACTAGTTACCGAGGTAAAATCCTTTATGTGGAACGAGCTCAATATTAAAGATGTGAGCAACAGTATTTTGCATTTGCTGAGTTTACTGAACAGACCTACCCGCGTATGTGGTATGGTAAAAAATACAGGATCTCCTGGCGGAGGACCGTTTTGGGTTGTGGATAAAGATGGCGTGCAGTCCTTGCAAATTGTAGAATCTGCACAGATAGATCTCAAAGATCCATCGCAGCGCAATATATTCCACGAGTCAACCCACTTTAATCCGGTAGATCTGGTTTGCGGGGTTCGCGATTACAAAGGAGACAAGTTTGATCTTTCTGCCTTTACCGACCCGAATACCGGTTTTATTACCCATAAGGACAAAGACGGTAATATTGTAAAAGCCTTAGAATTGCCAGGATTGTGGAACGGGTCCATGGCACATTGGAATACCATCTTTGTAGAAGTTCCTCTATTGACCTTTAACCCGGTTAAGACGGTCAACGATCTCTTACAACGCGAGCACCGACCCAATATGTAA
- the arfB gene encoding alternative ribosome rescue aminoacyl-tRNA hydrolase ArfB, producing MDRAQLLSELHFKMARSSGSGGQHVNKVATKVVLSFNLYDSLGLTEDEKTLLKTRLASRLTSNGQLQLHCGETRSQVRNKRLVIQRFFNLLQQGLKTEKTRKATRIPRAVKQKRSEDKKRQSQKKADRRPPQI from the coding sequence ATGGATAGAGCGCAACTCTTAAGCGAATTACATTTTAAGATGGCTCGCTCCAGTGGCTCTGGAGGGCAGCATGTCAATAAGGTTGCGACCAAAGTTGTTTTAAGCTTTAATCTGTATGACTCTTTGGGTTTAACCGAAGATGAGAAAACGCTCTTAAAAACCCGTCTGGCTTCAAGGCTAACTTCCAACGGGCAATTGCAATTGCACTGCGGAGAGACCAGGAGTCAAGTTCGAAATAAGCGTTTGGTGATTCAACGTTTCTTTAACCTCTTGCAGCAAGGATTAAAGACAGAAAAAACGCGCAAAGCGACTCGCATACCACGAGCGGTTAAGCAAAAGCGCAGCGAAGACAAAAAACGACAATCGCAAAAAAAAGCAGATCGTCGTCCTCCGCAAATCTAG